Genomic segment of Ignavibacteriota bacterium:
GCTCATTGTATGTGGCTTTGCCTTCGATCCCCACGTGTCAGAGGAGGTGAAACGTTACGGGTCACTCACCGTGTTGCCCGCAAAGATGAATCCCGATCTTGCCATGGGAGACGAACTGCTCAAGAAGACCGGCGCAGGCAACCTGTTTATGGTGTTCGGCGAACCCGATGTTGAAGTACGTGAGGACTTCGACGGCCGCATTATCGTGGAAATCAAAGGTATGGACGTCTACGACCCCAGCACCGGCCAGATCCGCAACTCCTCCACCGACGACATCGCCTGCTGGTTCATCGACACCGACTACAACGGCGAAAGCTTCTTTGTCCGTCACGCCTACTTCACCGGCGCCGACGAACCCTACGACAAACTCAAACGTGCCCTCCGCGCCGACATCGACGAAGCCGCCTGGACCACCCTGTACAGCACCATCAGCACCCCCTTCACCAAACCCCTCTCCGGCAAAATCGCTGTAAAAGTGATCAACCACTACGGGGACGAGGTGGTGAGAGTGGTGGGGGTGTGAGTGCGTTCAAGCACAGTAATACGCATTTTGAAAATATGAAATCGCCGAAACTAGCCAAGTCCTCCCAAAAAACATGGTATCCATACTACGCAGGTTATTCAGTCGATTTTGTTGATGAAATAGTAAAAAACGAATTTTCGAACACTGATAGTATTATTGACCCATGGAACGGCAGTGGTACCACCTCACTAGTCGCTCTTCAAAATCACAAGCATGCCGTTGGATATGACATTAACCCAGCAATGAGTATAATTGCACGGGCAAGACTCGCGCCGAAGATGAAATTTGAAGCTCTTGAAGATCTAATTGACCGGGTATTGCAGTATGCCAGTGCTATAAACTTAGAAATTGCAATCGATGATATGCTCTTAGATTGGCTGAAACCTCGTACCGCGAGTTTAGTACGGAAGATAGAAAAGGCTATAAATATATATTTAGACTGTGGCGAAACGAATTTCGAAAGAGGAAACATTCGTAGACATGATGACATGCCGCTTTTTAAAGCTTTATTATATTGCGGATTGTTTAGTACAGTAAAACAGATTCTTGCTGCATTCAAAACCACAAATCCAATGTGGCATGCCGTACCATCGACAACAGCCGAATTAATCCTAGTCAGTAGTGCTGAGCTGTCTAATAAATTCAAGGATGCAGTTTTGCGATTAAATGACAAGTTGGTAGTTGATGTAAATATCCTAGAGAGCGTAGCGTATACCATTAAGACTGAATCAGCTTCGTCAATACCGCTAGCCACGGGAAGTGTGTGCGGATCAATTTCTTCACCTCCATATGCTACACGACTCGATTATGTGAAAGGTACGCTGCCTGAATTGGCTGTGCTGGGAGTCCCGAAGGCCGAGATCGTTCATCTACGCCAGAAAATGATTGGCACTACTATTCTTACTCACGATTATAGTACTAATAATATAAGATCGGCTTACGCTCGCCAGTTAGTAGATAAAATAGCTCAACACCGCACAAAAGGATCTATGTCGTATTATGCACCATGGATCAAACAATATCTGTTAGGGTTAGAGAGGGGGCTCGCTGAAATAGCTAGAGTTGTTAAAAAGGGTGGTCCAATTGCAGTAGTAATACAAGATTCATATTATAAGGAGCTAATAATGAATCTACAGCATGCAGTGATAGAAATAATGGAAAGCAATAATAGAGGCCTAATCAGAAGAACGGATTATGAAGTAAAACAGCTTCGATCAAGAATGAATCCTAACGCGAAAAACCACATAGCTGTACGTAATAACACGGAATCATTGCTAATTTTTAAATAAATAGACCGCCTCTATGGGATGGCCGTATATGCACAAAAGTGAAATGAGTAATGTTACCTACTTGCTGGGTGCAGGAGCGACGCACGCGTGCATCAAAGCAGAAGGTATGTCGCATGGCTTACTGATGAAGGATCTTCAGGATGAAATCATGGATCGAGTGCGCTCGTACGTTGCTAGTGCACATGCTAACGATCTTGAAATTGTGAGAGTCGTTAACCGGATACAGAGTGATATGCTTGACGTTGAGCAGGTCATTACATTTTTCGGCGATTCTGTATTAACTAAGCATGGACAGTTGGCTTCGAAGATCAAGACAATCTTCATGGAAGTTCTAAAAAACAAGCTTGAGTTAATACTATCAGAGAAAGGCGCGCTTCCAAATCTACTTCTTCATCGTCTCATGCAGTATCATAGCGCTGATAATAGAGAACGAATACGGGGGATGTTGACTCTTAATTACGATGACTATTTGGAGGCAGCTATTCGTTCAAGCAATCTAGAGGTGGAATATGGAATTCAGCTTGATGCTAAGGATCCGACCAAGGATCAAGCCAGTGCGTTAGACAAGACGATAAACGCGGAGAGGGGCACAACTCTTGTCTTAAAACTGCACGGATCGCTCAATTGGCAGGATACCTGGCCTCTTTCAATAGGAAAATCGGATAGTCCGACATGGATTCCACCAGGTATTCAGAAATCTAAAAATAGATATCCGTTT
This window contains:
- a CDS encoding SIR2 family protein is translated as MHKSEMSNVTYLLGAGATHACIKAEGMSHGLLMKDLQDEIMDRVRSYVASAHANDLEIVRVVNRIQSDMLDVEQVITFFGDSVLTKHGQLASKIKTIFMEVLKNKLELILSEKGALPNLLLHRLMQYHSADNRERIRGMLTLNYDDYLEAAIRSSNLEVEYGIQLDAKDPTKDQASALDKTINAERGTTLVLKLHGSLNWQDTWPLSIGKSDSPTWIPPGIQKSKNRYPFSVLWGIARELMNCDTLRIVGCRLSPNDWDLISMIFSAGLLNEKNDKYVIEVIDSPLHAEDLKKSYPYLKIRGLFELRDVGNNIKMSLTSLDDSWEDIEEQERTEILQKLSKESNWFNIWLNHKVEELWKFDMAAVNSNPELSSMMEGI